In the Vulpes vulpes isolate BD-2025 chromosome 12, VulVul3, whole genome shotgun sequence genome, TACTATTCTCCACTAAAAGAGGCTTTGGAAACTTGGTTGGTTACTGGTCTGAGCAGGGGAAAGACAAGATGAGCTACATGTTTTACTAGAAAGTAAAACAGTGCTCAAAAAAAGGTGCGGACTAGTCTAAAGGGCAGAGAAACCCATAGACAGAGGCCTTGGTGGCCGGAGCCAGAACTGACAGAGCAACAAAATAATGATGGTATTAGATTATAacctatagggcagccccggtggcgcagcggtttagcgccgcctccagcccagggcgtgatcctggagaccctggatcgagtcccgcagcgggctctctgcgtggagcctgcttctccctctgcctgtgtctctgcctctctctctctctctgcatctctatgaataaatgaataaaaaatctaaaaaaaaaaagaaaaaaatgaattgtttgggatccctgggtggcatagcagtttggcgcctgcctttggcccggggcgtgatcctggagacctgggattgggtcccacatcgggctccctgcatggagcctgcttctccctctgccagtgtctctgcctctttctctctctgtgtgtgattatcatgaataaataaataaaatcttttaaaaaaattataacctatagaataaaataaatattcatgaatccATATTGGTAATATATAGATAAttgactaagtaaataaataaataaggcagaaGGGATGGCTCTTCCCTAGAGAATAATTCTAACTAAATAATATAGAAGGAATAAGAGAAgtagaaaatcaccattagaaCACACAATACCACAATAACAACTATTGCAGGCAAGATCCACCATTAGATGCTAATAGCAGATGAAAGTGAGGTGAAACAGGATATTTGCACAGTCTTCAATATCTActccaatatatttattaatttaaaaaacagaaaaatagtaatttcactgtgcagaaacccCGCAGACATGACCTAAacctgttgtgcccaagactgcaaatccgagaaaccacctaggagccaacaccgatgcaaacacacgagggtttatttacaagctcgagcttgggtccaagtgtacccgacacagcggagcagggacttggaccccaggtgggtttcagcttagtttttataggctggtctaggggatcttcagaagaggtggaggaatttctcaagttctgtttacattttgatatggggctttcaagggcgttgagctctgttcttattctaataggggcttcctgcccttggcttgggctctggtctcattctaataggggctttctaggatgttaagctgcaagctgttttcttcctgtaactgaagtaaggtaaagttcagctcttattcacaggggcctgggatggctgcacTTGTGATAACGCTGAACtcaaagtggaatggccttaattttctcggcctccacaaaccaagtgatcaaagttaacatcactACTAATAAGACATATTGACGTCTTAAACTGctgatataatatatattgagAAGGGTGCATTGCTTCTgtggtattcttgccaaaaacgCATGACCTCAGTCTACTCATAAGAAATAGCAGaatcaaatatcaaatataagatatcaaaaaaaaaaaaaagaaatatcaaatatcttCAATCCAAATTGAAGAACATTCAGTAAAGTAACTGACCAGTACTTCTCAAAATGTCAAGGTCAGAAAGACAAGGGAAGACTAAGGAATTGTTACAGATTGTAGGAAACAAAAAATCAAGACAACTAAATGTAGTATGAGATGATGGATTAGATCCTGGACCAAACAACACCCCCGTCCACCCAAACAAGAGGACATTAGTGGAAGAGCTGGTGAAATCAAATTTGTAGTTCAGTAATGTACCAATTCTCTATTGATGAATGTTTTACTAGTTTTAACAACTATACATATGGTTATGTATAATGTAAACACTAGTGAAAAACAAGTTAAGACTATATAGGAATTCCCTGGACTATTTTTGCAGTTTGTCTCAAAGtctaaagttatttcaaaataaaaagttgagggatgcctgggtggctcagcagttgaatgtctgcctttggctcagggcatgatccaggagttctgggatcatcaagtcccacataaggttccctgcagggagcctacttctccctctacctctctctctctctctctctctgtctctcatgaattaataaataaaatcttaaaaacaaaaacggttgaaaagaattttgatactcaccttttttttttttttttaattgatttatgatagttacacacagagagagaggcagagacataggcagagggagaagcaggctccatgcaccgggagcccgacatgggatttgatcccgggtctccaggatcgcaccctgggccaaaggcaggcgccaaaccgctgcgacacccagggatcccgatactcACCTTTTATCTTATCTGttagttatataaaaatatcttcctcTTCTGGCACTACAGTTGAGTAGATGCATCTCCAAGTTGGTGCCTTAGTTGTACCTTACAAAGACCATTGCTCTATAAGGTCAGTAGCCGCTGACTTGaccccccccctaaaaaaaagtGGGTTGTTCCGCCTGAGGTATACAATGTTAGTGGATCAAATACTCTGTGAGCCTTTAGACAGTAGGGCTGGCTGAGGCCATGGAGGCAGGAGAGGCAAATCCATACACATAATATGTGTTTTGTTGATTTCAAACTTCTTCCCTTTCAGAGTGGAAGAGGTCTAATGTAATTGACTTGTGACCAAGTGGCTGGCTGGTCTCCCTGAGGAATGGTACTATGTGGGGGATTCAATGATGCAGTAGGGTGAACACTCAGCGATGGCAGTAGCCCAATCAGCCTTAGTGAGTGGGTCTTTGTGGGCACACTCACCATTGTAACCAGGACCTAGTAGTGGGCCAGGGGCACTTATCTGAATGGTATAGAGTCTCTGTTAGAAATGTCACGACCCTGCTCCCCAACCTTAGGGATTTACATTGTGGTTCTTCTTTTAGGGTTTGCCACAAATGCTCCCTGGCATCTCTCTTCCAAACATAGATACCTCCAGTACCAttagctacatgtggctaatgGAAGCACAGATACAGAACACTTCCATTAGTACAGAAAGTTGTACTGGACAGCGCCACATCTTGATCTAACAATTTACATGAAATACAGAGACCACAGGAAGATATTAAACAATACCACATGGATGCAATCATCCAAATACAGAATGTGGAAAATTCTGCAGAACAAGTGACccagtttctttaacaaataaatagcaTAGAAAAaagtgaggtggggggagggaaactGCTAGGGATGAAAAGAGATTTATGAGACATGTTAACCAAATGCATTGTGTGGACTTTCACTGGATGTTGATTTGAACTAACCAACTgtgaaagagactttttttttttgagactttttttttttttttttgagacaagcCAGTTAAGCATCACGCTGAGAATGGAAATGTGAATTCATTCAAATGTGGTTGGGGAGAAGGACCCAAGTAGGAGTTTGTATTCGTGATTCaattgagaagaaaaacaaagctgggaaTAGCTTTATCTTAGTAATGTTAGCAACATGCTTCTCCAAATTTGCTGTGGAGGGAAAACGGAGCTTGGAAGAGTTTCAAGAGCGGCAGCCACATCACTGCAGGATGGATCTGAAATCCACCCAACCAGAGGGTGGATATGAAGGGACCACTGTCGTCTCTTCACAGAGCTGGTGAACTACTGCACATCCTTAGCTCTCCTCTTCCAGGGAGCTTTCCTGGTTTGCCTCACCACCCTATTCCATCCCATCCCGAAGTTGCCTCCatgcactttcctttttttttttttttttttttagattttatttatttattcatagagacagagagagagaggcagagacacaggcagagggagaagcaggcatcatacagagagcctgacgtgcgactcgatccagggtctccaggatcaggccctgggctgcaggcggcgctaaaccgctgcgccaccggggctgccctccatgcACTTTCCACCTCAGAGTCCTGCTCTCAGTCTCTTCTGTGAGACAAGCAGACACTTGCAGGATAAGAGAGAGGAAGGGTGTGCGCCAAGGCCCTAAACTGACCTGGAGCTCAGGGGATACAGGAACCCAAAGGGAAATGGGAACTTAGAGGATAAAGAGGAGACTGGAAAGACGTGGGGCAGGTGGAGAGGACAGCAGGAACCAGCAGGACCTTTAAGGCCGTGGCGTGGAGCCTGCCTTCTTTTGAGAGGCCAAGGGAAGCCACCACAGAGCACAGGGCGTTAAGCCAGCGAGAGGCTGCTATGCTGTTTCCCTGTGTGTGAGGTGAGCCTCACCTCTCCTGCGGAAGTACTGACGCGTGCCTGCTGCCATGCTGGACTCCGCAAGGTCTGGTGGGGCCACCTTAAGGCCGTGCGACCTTAAGCAATcccgccctccccaccctcctcccagtCAATTCACTGGGGCGGCCACTTGGCTACCTGCCTCAGTGGCCTTCTGGCTGTTGCCGAGAGATGGCCAGTCTGCTCCGGGCTGCTGCAACTTTGGGGCTGTTCCCTCGGAGGGGCTACTGCTCTAGGGGGGCGCAGGTAGGTGGGAGGCCCACTGGAGGGTGGGGGGTCAGATGCCAAGTTTCCAGCAGGCTCTTGCTGTACCAGTgccctgtgaccttgagcagagGATCACGGGGCTCACTCCATGccaagcgggggtgggggggtgggggttgttgaGTGAGATGGGCGGGCCtaggccccccccaccccgctgcctaCAAATGAGGCTGGGGGGGTGTAAAATCAAAAGCTTGTGGGCTCCAGGGCGCCCTCTTTGGGGATCCCAAATGTACAGACACATTTGAAACAATGCCCGGGAGGTAAggatggtggggatggggtgCACCTCAGTTGACTGGCAACAGAGCTTTTCCTTCCCGTCCTTCCTTTATCTCTAGCTCAGTCTTCCCTGGTGTCCCTGGGACAGTGTTGGAGGAAATACAGAGATAAGTAACCTTTCCAAGCCACTAAGGCAGGGCTAGCTATGTTATGGAACCCTgggatgttccttttttttttttttttttaaatttatttatgatagtcacacacagagagagagagagaggggcagagacacaggcagagagagaagcaggctccatgcaccgggagcccgatacgggattcgatcctgggtctccaggatcgcgccctgggccaaaggcaggcgccaaaccgctgcgccacccagggatcctgggatgtTCCTTTTTTGTAGAGTGAATCTGGTTCCTATTTTTACCCACGTGGTGTGTTTTCCCAAGTGAAACACTGACTTCGATGGTTCTGTTTGGAAAGGGGCATTCTCGTAGAGTGGGTTTGCTTCCAGTGGGCCCAGTGGCGAGGCCTGGCTGCGCTGGCCCTCCGGTGCTGTCAGTGGGGGACAGGGAGGACAGAGGTGCCTGCATTCCCTGCCCCACTCCGGGACCTGCCACAGGTGCCTCCGAGTGACTGGCAGTGTGTTTTTCCTTTGCAGGGTGAGCTCAGCAAAGGCTTTGTGGAGGCTCTGAAGGCAGTTGTGGGGAGCTCTCACGTGTCCACGGCTGCCGCCCACCGAGAGCAGCACGGACACGATGAGTCCATGCACAGGTGTGGGGGCCCTCCCCCATCAGAGCCAGGGGGGCTGGGCTGCTGGGAGTAAGAGTCCTGGACTGTCTTCTCCCCCACCCATCTGTTTTAGGGGGGCTCTGGCATTCTCTACCTCTCCTGCACATCCATCCCTCCCCCGCTGTAGCCTCAGGCCCTGTGATATCTTGGGGCTCCTTAGACAAGAGCAGGACTAGAGGGTGCCATGCTCCCAGAAATTGCTGAGGGTCTGGTTCTAGGTGCCAACCTCCAGACGCCGTGGTGTGGCCCCAGAATGTGGAACAGGTCAGCCAGTTGGCAGCCCTGTGCTACAGCCAAGGAGTGCCCATCATCCCATTTGGCACTGGCACGGGGCTTGAAGGTGGCGTCTGTGCAGTGCAGGTATGcagcgcccccctcccctgcatccCCCCACCGTCCTGCCTGGGCTCTGGCCCCCTCCCATGTGTCACATTTGTGGCTGCCTCCACCCTGCCTTACCTGCCGCCTGGGGGCTCCAGACTGGCCACCAGGTCAGTCCCTAGATGGGGTCCTATGGAATGTGGCCTGGCCCTGGAAAGACAGAGGTCAATCAGCAACTTGGCGCCCTTCCTGTCAGGGTGGTGTCTGCATCAACCTGACTCATATGGACCGAATCCTGAAGCTGAATCCAGAAGATTTCTCTGTGGTGGTGGAGCCAGGCGTCACCCGCAAAGCTCTCAACACCTACCTGCGGGACAGTGGCCTCTGGTTTCCTGTGGGTAGGCTAGAACTTCAGGCCCTTCTCTGGGGCCCTGAGGGCTCCCAGGTGGCAGGGCTGTTTTGGGGGCTTGAGGGGACCCCTGTATCTCTGGGCACTTGCCCCAGGCTGCCTTCTGCCTGCACTCTGCCCTCCAGACCCAGGCGCagatgcctctctctgtggcatGGTGGCCACCGGGGCCTCGGGCACCAATGCTGTGCGCTATGGCACGATGCGTGACAACGTGCTGAATCTGGAGGTGGTGCTGCCTGGTGGCCGACTGCTTCACACCGCAGGCCTAGGCCGTCACTTCCGGTGAGCACCCTCCACCCCCCGGGAACTGAGGCCTCCTCAGGCTTCTGAGGGGGCTGAGACGTTGAAGGTTTGGGGGTTCTTCCCACACCAGGCCAGTTTGGGCTATGCAAGGAAACACCTGCCTCGATGGCAGGCTGGCCAAGTCCCCGCCTggcgggggcctgggggaccATGCTGGGCTTTCAGCTCAGGCTTATGGCTAGAAACCCATCGTCTCATGGCTGGGCACTCACCTACCTTCTGTGTCCCCGGGGTCCAGGAAGAGCGCTGCAGGCTACAACCTCACGGGGCTCTTTGTGGGCTCTGAGGGGACACTAGGACTCATCACAGCTGCCACCCTGCGCCTGCACCCTGTCCCTGAGGCCACGGTGGCCGCCACCTGTGCGTTTCCCAGTGTCCAGGCAGCTGTAGACACCACCGTTCACATCCTTCAAGCCGCAGTGCCCGTGGCCCGCATCGGtgagctgggggctgggcagtCTAGGTGGGCTCCTCGGAAGAGGCAGCCTTTGAAGTctgggcctcccctccccggccTTCTCCTTGGCCCCAGAGTTTCTGGATGAGGTCATGATGGATGCCTGCAACAGGCACAGCCAGCTGAACTGCCCTGTGGCGCCCACCCTCTTCCTCGAGTTCCACGGTTCCGAGCAGACGCTGGCCGAGCAGATACAGCGGGCAGGTGTGCTGGGGTGCCATGGGTGGGGGGCGCAGGCTGGCCAGAGTGAGGCCCCGCGTCCACAAACCCTGCTCCCCTGCAGAGGAGATTGCCGGGCACAACGgagcctccctcttctcctgggcCAAGGAGGCTGAGGAGCGCCGCCGCCTGTGGGCCGCACGGCACAGCGCCTGGTACGCGGCCCTGGCCCTGCGGCCCGGCTGCAAGGTGAGTCGGGCTGAGCCGGAGgtggccccccagccccaccaccccGCTGTCTGGAGCAGCAGGCGGAGACCCACCGGGCAGCATGCCCTGCCCAGCTC is a window encoding:
- the LDHD gene encoding probable D-lactate dehydrogenase, mitochondrial isoform X3, with the protein product MHRCQPPDAVVWPQNVEQVSQLAALCYSQGVPIIPFGTGTGLEGGVCAVQGGVCINLTHMDRILKLNPEDFSVVVEPGVTRKALNTYLRDSGLWFPVDPGADASLCGMVATGASGTNAVRYGTMRDNVLNLEVVLPGGRLLHTAGLGRHFRKSAAGYNLTGLFVGSEGTLGLITAATLRLHPVPEATVAATCAFPSVQAAVDTTVHILQAAVPVARIEFLDEVMMDACNRHSQLNCPVAPTLFLEFHGSEQTLAEQIQRAEEIAGHNGASLFSWAKEAEERRRLWAARHSAWYAALALRPGCKGYSTDVCVPISRLPEILVQTKEDLKASGLTGTIVGHVGDGNFHCILLVDPEDTEEVRRVMAFGEQLGRRALALHGTCTGEHGIGLGKQQLLQEEVGAVGMETMRQLKAMLDPQGLMNPGKVL
- the LDHD gene encoding probable D-lactate dehydrogenase, mitochondrial isoform X2, encoding MASLLRAAATLGLFPRRGYCSRGAQGELSKGFVEALKAVVGSSHVSTAAAHREQHGHDESMHRCQPPDAVVWPQNVEQVSQLAALCYSQGVPIIPFGTGTGLEGGVCAVQGGVCINLTHMDRILKLNPEDFSVVVEPGVTRKALNTYLRDSGLWFPVDPGADASLCGMVATGASGTNAVRYGTMRDNVLNLEVVLPGGRLLHTAGLGRHFRKSAAGYNLTGLFVGSEGTLGLITAATLRLHPVPEATVAATCAFPSVQAAVDTTVHILQAAVPVARIEFLDEVMMDACNRHSQLNCPVAPTLFLEFHGSEQTLAEQIQRAEEIAGHNGASLFSWAKEAEERRRLWAARHSAWYAALALRPGCKGYSTDVCVPISRLPEILVQTKEDLKASGLTGTIVGHVGDGNFHCILLVDPEDTEEVRRVMAFGEQLGRRALALHGTCTGEHGIGLGKQQLLQEEVGAVGMETMRQLKAMLDPQGLMNPGKVL
- the LDHD gene encoding probable D-lactate dehydrogenase, mitochondrial isoform X1, with amino-acid sequence MASLLRAAATLGLFPRRGYCSRGAQLSLPWCPWDSVGGNTEGELSKGFVEALKAVVGSSHVSTAAAHREQHGHDESMHRCQPPDAVVWPQNVEQVSQLAALCYSQGVPIIPFGTGTGLEGGVCAVQGGVCINLTHMDRILKLNPEDFSVVVEPGVTRKALNTYLRDSGLWFPVDPGADASLCGMVATGASGTNAVRYGTMRDNVLNLEVVLPGGRLLHTAGLGRHFRKSAAGYNLTGLFVGSEGTLGLITAATLRLHPVPEATVAATCAFPSVQAAVDTTVHILQAAVPVARIEFLDEVMMDACNRHSQLNCPVAPTLFLEFHGSEQTLAEQIQRAEEIAGHNGASLFSWAKEAEERRRLWAARHSAWYAALALRPGCKGYSTDVCVPISRLPEILVQTKEDLKASGLTGTIVGHVGDGNFHCILLVDPEDTEEVRRVMAFGEQLGRRALALHGTCTGEHGIGLGKQQLLQEEVGAVGMETMRQLKAMLDPQGLMNPGKVL